The proteins below are encoded in one region of Rhododendron vialii isolate Sample 1 chromosome 7a, ASM3025357v1:
- the LOC131332137 gene encoding proteinase inhibitor-like, with protein sequence MSSDCEGKNSWPELVGAQGETAAATIERENSLVSAAVLLEGTPVIRNFDCTRVWVWVDEDGVVTKVPKIG encoded by the exons ATGTCGTCCGATTGCGAAG GGAAGAATTCGTGGCCGGAGCTCGTCGGGGCTCAGGGAGAAACGGCTGCAGCAACGATCGAGAGGGAGAATTCTCTGGTTAGCGCGGCGGTGCTGTTAGAAGGAACACCAGTTATTAGGAACTTCGATTGCactagggtttgggtttgggttgatGAGGACGGTGTGGTTACCAAGGTCCCTAAGATTGGTTAG
- the LOC131332133 gene encoding uncharacterized protein LOC131332133: MRPETVTLILVNLAGIMEKADESLLPGVYKEVGAALHADPTRLGSLTLFRSIVQSSCYPLAAYLSVHHNRAHIIAYGAFLWAAATFLVAFSSTYFQVAVSRALNGIGLAIVAPAIQSLVADSADDNHRGTAFGWLQLTSNLGAIAGGLLSVLIAPMTFMGIPGWRISFHLVGIISVVVGILVRLFANDPHFPDKSGTKIDDRSPRKSFWSEVEGLVQEAKSVVKIPSFQIIVAQGVTGSFPWSALSFAPMWLELIGFSHEKTAFLMAMFVVSSSLGGLFGGRMGDMLSSHLPNSGRIILSQISSASAIPLTAILLLALPNNPSTMGPHLLVLFVTGFCISWNAPATNNPIFAEIVPEKSRTSIYALDRSFESVLSSFAPPVVGLLAQHVYGYKPISEGSEDIATDRGNAASLARALYTAIGVPMALCCFIYSFLYCTYPRDRERAKMDALIESEMQMLESDGRHPRQQSSQVRLPESKELYLDEQSVVEIDYEGGRESLDFDDGDEKTLLYRQLTFSNFGK; the protein is encoded by the exons ATGAGACCAGAAACGGTGACTTTGATACTGGTGAACCTGGCCGGGATCATGGAGAAGGCCGACGAGTCTCTCCTCCCCGGCGTTTACAAGGAGGTCGGCGCCGCCCTCCACGCCGACCCCACCCGCCTCGGCTCCCTCACGCTCTTCCGGTCCATCGTCCAGTCATCGTGCTACCCTCTCGCCGCCTACCTCTCCGTGCACCACAACCGGGCCCACATCATCGCCTACGGTGCCTTCCTCTGGGCCGCCGCCACCTTCCTCGTCGCCTTCTCCTCCACCTACTTCCAG GTAGCTGTGTCCAGAGCGTTGAATGGGATTGGCCTTGCAATAGTTGCACCTGCAATTCAGTCCCTTGTAGCTGACTCAGCAGATGACAACCACCGTGGTACTGCTTTCGGATGGCTACAGCTAACCAGCAACCTTGGGGCAATTGCTGGTGGACTCCTCTCTGTGTTGATAGCTCCAATGACATTCATGGGAATTCCTGGTTGGAGAATATCCTTTCATCTTGTAGGCATAATCAGCGTCGTAGTGGGTATATTAGTTCGCCTTTTTGCCAATGATCCACACTTTCCAGATAAAAGTGGCACTAAGATTGATGACCGAAGTCCGAGAAAATCCTTCTGGTCAGAAGTGGAAGGCCTTGTTCAGGAAGCCAAATCAGTTGTGAAGATTCCATCCTTTCAGATTATTGTGGCTCAGGGTGTTACAGGTTCATTTCCGTGGTCAGCTTTGTCATTTGCTCCCATGTGGCTGGAACTGATTGGCTTCTCCCATGAGAAGACTGCATTTTTGATGGCTATGTTTGTGGTTTCTTCTTCGCTTGGGGGACTGTTTGGAGGTCGTATGGGGGACATGTTATCGAGCCATCTCCCAAATTCTGGAAGGATTATACTGTCGCAGATAAGCTCAGCATCGGCCATTCCTCTGACAGCTATACTACTACTAGCTTTACCCAACAATCCCTCCACTATGGGACCACATCTGTTGGTATTATTTGTTACAGGGTTCTGCATATCCTGGAATGCTCCTGCTACAAACAA TCCGATTTTTGCAGAGATAGTCCCAGAGAAGTCCCGAACGAGTATATATGCTTTGGATAGATCATTCGAGTCCGTACTATCATCATTTGCTCCTCCAGTGGTTGGCTTACTGGCTCAGCATGTTTATGGCTATAAGCCCATCTCTGAAGGATCTGAAGATATTGCTACGGACAGGGGGAATGCCGCTTCGCTCGCAAGGGCACTATACACAGCAATTGGAGTACCCATGGCGCTTTGTTGCTTCATCTATTCTTTTCTCTACTGCACCTACCCAAGAGACAGGGAGCGGGCCAAAATGGACGCTTTGATAGAATCAGAGATGCAAATGCTAGAGTCTGATGGTAGGCATCCAAGACAGCAGAGTTCTCAAGTTCGGCTCCCTGAATCGAAAGAGCTTTATTTGGATGAACAAAGCGTTGTTGAAATAGATTAtgaaggggggagagagagtctTGATTTCGACGATGGCGATGAGAAGACGTTACTTTACCGCCAGTTGACATTTTCCAATTTCGGGAAATAG